Within Lentimicrobiaceae bacterium, the genomic segment TTTCCTGGAAATAAAATCACAGGAATATCTTGTTGTTGTTTGAGCAGAAGGATGCATTTTTCAAAGGTATTTTGAGTTAAAAGACTTCCTCCCACCAAAAAAAAATCTACTCCTGCACGCAGGCTTAAACTAACAAGCTGATTAATCCTGTTTTCATCCACTTTATCAGGATCAACCAGTACCGCAAAGAATTTTTTCTTTCCTTGTACCTGTTCAATTTTTTCTGCAATACCGCCCATATTTTACCATCGGAAAATATTTTACAATAGTATAAAATTTTCGGCATTTTTAAGGTTAATAATAAAAAAACCGGCTAATATCAGGAAAGCCGGTTTTGTAAACACATGGTAATTACAGGTTAAAATTTAAATCCCATTGTCATTATGAAATTGTTGTTGTTAATTTCATTTTTTACGGGTTCTGTAAAATAAATCTTGTCGTAAAGATAATAATCCTCATTACTTTCGGTACGAACATATGCAAAATCAACGAAATAAGTCTTTTCACGGAATCCTATCCCGAACGACATTGAACGGCGTTCATAGTCGTTGATATTATTTGCATAGGGAGAGCCATACCATGCATAACCTCCTCTTAAACTCATGCTGCCAAGTCTCCATTCTGTTCCCAGCCGTATATTGTTTTGATCAGTATAACAATTATTTATTGCGTCATTGGCATCGAAAAAATCGCCGTCGTCGGAACGCAATTTGGCTTCAGAATAGTCAAGATATTCATAATCACCGCTAATTAAGCCATAATCGCCGATAATGAAGGCAATGCTTCCCATAAGACGCATAGGAGTTTCGAGGGTATATTCAAATTCACCTTCCGGTGAATTTTTCTTGTATCCCTGTGCATTATCAAAACGTGATGTCATAGAGGCACTCCAGTTGTCTTTCATCCAGTTGTAAAAAGTAGGTGTATGCACTGCGGCACCCAATCTCAAAAAATCAAACGGACGATAGATGATTCCGGCTTTCAGATTGTAGCCATTTCCTTTTGTTTCCAGGTCCTGGTGGTAATCAAACGATTCAAAATAGGGGTTCAGATCATTAATGTCCGATTCCGTATATTTTGATTGCTCAAAGTAACGGAGTTGTGGAAACCCCAGCGTTGCGCCAAAATACAGTTTGTTATCAAAGTTTCCACCAACAGATACTACCAGTTCATTTATTGAGCCATTGGTTGTAATGGATTTGGTTTGTTGCACTCCTCCATTGGGCATATCGGAATTATAATGGTATTCTCCATCGCTGATGGTATCAAAAATAAGATCGGTTTCGTATGCTAACTTTGTATCAAATACATACAAATCATCGGGATTTATTCCATCGGCATAATCTAAAAACGGAGTTAGCAAAGAAGACTTGCTGTTAAACCCGTCAATGTACATACGGTTATTAAAATTGGCAAGGCGGTTTAATCCAAAGCCAAATTGCACATTTTTCCATCCAGCCTTTTCGGCATTAGTAGAAAGTGGAAATACAAAAACAAAACCTACATTGCTGATATTCAAATTATATTTTGAATCAGAAGCTTCAGAATTGCCGAAAGTGGAGGTGGTATTCCCTTTGTAAAAAGAAGGGCTGAACGTAAATTCCGATTTTTTATATAAACCTATTCCCGCAGGATTTGTACTGAGGGTGGAAAAATCGGCTCCCAATGCTCCGAAAGCACCACCCATTGCCATGTAACGGGCTGTTCCTCCAAAGGTGAGTTGCGAATAGCGTAGAGCATCTATTTCTGTTTGTGCCTGGGTAAAGTTATAAAAGCACAACATTATACTTATTAAAACTATTTTTTTCATTTTTTTAATTATATTACGTTATACAATTACCTTCTTCTGCCTCCCGAACCGGATGATCCCGAACCACTGCTGCCAGATGACCGTGAAGGCGCGGAATATGAACCACTGTTAGAACTGGAACGCGAAGGAGCAGTGTACGAATTATTTCCTGAACTTGACCTTGAAGGGGTAAAATGATTTTTGTTTTCATTACCAGAGGAATTATCACTTGATTTCTTTACAGGTTGCGAGTAATTCTGTTGGGCTTCACGGGGAGCAGGACGAGATGGAGTATAATTGTTTGGTTGATAGGTTTTGCGTTGTCCATCAGTTGTTCTTTTTTCTGCAGGTTGGTTTATTTCTTTTCTGATTTGTTTGTTTTCTTCGGGTTTTTGTTCAGGCATTAAACGGTTACGGTATTTAGGAGTGGTATATTCATCTCTTGATCCGGGTTTTGCATAAGTTGGAGGGCTGTAAGGCTGGGGTTTTCTGTTGTCGGATTGACGCACTTCGGTTGGTTTTTTCAATCTTTCACTCTGTGGTTTTATCTCAGGTTGCGTATTACGGCTCTTTTCGTTTTGAATGATATTTTCATCGGGTTTGCTAAACCTGCCGGTATTTCCGCCTATGGGATTGGCTTTACGTTCAGTATTTGGTTTTTCTTTTTGAATAGATGTATTACGGTTTCCGGGCAAAACAGGTTCTGCTGTTTTGTTTCTTTCATTAGTATTTATTGTAGACTCTTTGCCATTTGTATTCGAAAAGCGGTTTTGCTGTTCATCCTGGATTGTCGGTTTTTGTCTTTCCGAATTGGTAGAAATATTATCAATGGTATTTTTGCGTGTTGTAGTGGAAACTTTGGGTTCAGCACCTTGTTTTTGCTTATTTTCCCGCGGATTGAGTTGGGTGTTCCTGTCTTTTTCCAAAGCAAGAGCTTTTTCATAACGTTCACCAAAATTTATATCATTTCTTCTGCCTGAACCACCGCCCGGGGTAGTTCCGCTTGTAGAACTCCGGTCTGTTCTTTGTCCATAATAATGTGAATTATAATCGTAGCTGTTGTAATAAGGGATATAGGGATTGTACCAACTACCATTATAATATCCATCCCAATAACCGTTCCAATAGCCCTGGCTGTATCCCCAGTTATACCCATTACCGTAACCCCATGGTTGGTACCAAAAGAAGTCATTATTATATGCATACGGATAAAACGGACGATACGACCAATAGTAATTAGACCCGGGATACCACCAGTTGTATCCTAAATAAATACTGGTTCCCCAACTGTAGGGATTGTAATCGTACCAATACAAATTGGTATAGTAATCGTTATAATAACTGGGATAATAATAATTGCTGTAAAAACGGCGAAGACGGGCAGAGTAAGCATAGTCGTAATAATCATCGGTATTGTAATAATAATTATTGGTGATATTATTGCCGTTTTCATCCTGGTACGATTCTGTTACCGGTTGGGATTCCTGCAATTGGCTGTTATCAGGTGTGTAATTTTCAACAGGCTGCGATTGCTCTGCTTCGTAATCACTTTCTGGGGTAGTAACATTTCTGTCTTCTACCATTACAATATGTTTTTCTTCTTTTACCTGTTGGGGCTGTTTCCTTTTCGATGAATAATAAACATCGTCATCGTTGCTTGTTGCCTGGTATGCTGTGGTGCACGATGCAAAAACCAACATTATTCCTGCCAGATATACACTTAAGGTTTTCATGGGTTTTTCCTCCGTTATTTTAGTGAATGACCTCATTTTTTGCTTTATTTTTATAATTTTGCTGCTTATAATTTCTATTTGAAATTTATACTGTTAAAAGCAAATATTATACCACAATTTAACTATGGCAAAAGAATTAACGTCGAGGAAAGAAAACTATGCCCAATGGTACAACGACCTGGTTATAAAAGCCGATCTTGCAGAAAACTCAGCTGTTCGCGGTTGTATGGTTATTAAACCTTATGGGTATGCTATCTGGGAAAAAATGCAGGCAACATTGGATAAAATGTTTAAAGATACCGGGCATGTAAATGCTTACTTTCCACTATTTATTCCAAAGTCATTTTTCAGCAAAGAAGCCAGCCATGTGGAAGGTTTCGCCAAAGAGTGTGCCATAGTAACCCATTACCGGTTGAAAAATGCTCCGGATGGCTCTGGCATTATTGTAGATGAAGATGCGAAACTGGAGGAAGAACTTATCGTTCGTCCCACTTCCGAAACCATCATCTGGGACACCTATCGTTCGTGGATTCAGTCATATCGCGATTTGCCTTTGTTGATAAATCAATGGGCTAATGTTGTACGTTGGGAAATGCGTACCCGGCTGTTTTTGCGTACTGCCGAATTCCTTTGGCAGGAAGGACATACCGCTCACGCAACCCGCAAAGAAGCCATTGAAGAAGCCGAGCGCATGCTTAATGTGTATGCCGACTTTGCCGAAAACTGGCTTGCTATTCCCGTTCTGAAAGGCATAAAATCGCCTAACGAACGGTTTGCCGGTGCTGTGGAAACCTATTGTATAGAAGCGCTGATGCAGGATGGAAAAGCATTACAGGCAGGAACTTCCCATTTTTTGGGGCAAAATTTTGCTAAAGCTTTTGATGTTAAATTCCTAAGCAAAGAAAACAAACTCGATTTTGTGTGGGCTACTTCCTGGGGTGTTTCTACCCGACTGATGGGAGCACTCATCATGGCACATTCTGATGATAATGGATTGGTTTTACCTCCCAGATTAGCACCAGTTCAGGTGGTTATTGTTCCCATTTATAAAAATGAGGAACAATTATCCTTAGTTTCAGAAACTGCTGAAAAAATTAAAAAAGCCCTTCAAAACAAGGGAATAAGTGTTAACTATGATAACAGAGACACTTACAAACCCGGATGGAAATTTAACGAACACGAATTCAAGGGAGTACCTGTTCGTTTGGCATTGGGACCAAGAGATATCGAAAACGGAACCGTAGAGGTTGCCCGACGTGATACCCTTGAAAAATCGGTTTATCAACTCACAGATATTGAAGATAAAATCGTTAATTTACTCGAAATCATTCAAAAAAACCTTTATAACAAAGCGCTCGATTTCCGCGAAAACAATACTTTCCGGGCGGATAGCTGGGACGAATTTATAAATATCATCGAAAACAAAGGTGGTTTTGTATTAGCACATTGGGATGGAACTACCGAAACGGAACAAAAAATTAAAGATTTGACCAAAGCTACCATTCGTACTATTCCGTTGAATAACAAGCAGGAAGAAGGAAAGTGTATTTTAACCGGAAAACCTTCCCACCAACGAGTGGTTTTTGCAAGAGCATACTAAAAATCTATGGAATTTCCAAATCCATATCAAAAAGAATACATTGCGCGTATTCATAAAGTAATGGATTATATCGAAGCCAACATCCACCAGCCATTGAATCTTTCGGTACTGGCGGATGTTGCTAATTTTTCACCATTCCATTTCCACCGGATTTTTTCGGCCATGACCGGCGAAACCCTGAATAATTACCTCAAACGAAAACGGATAGAAAAAGCTGCTTCGCTTTTGATTGACAACAGAGAAACTCCCATTGGCGAAATTGCTGAAATTTGTGGGTTTAACAGTCTTTCAGCCTTTGCCAGAGCCTTTCGCGAACGTTTTGAAATGAATGCCTCCGAGTTTCGTAGCAAGAAACATCCGCATCTTAGCAAGAATCGTCAAACACAAAGCAAAATCGGTAAAACGGAACCGGCATCCGAGGAGTACTTTTGGCTTATAAAACCAAACGAAAAATGGAGGTCAATTATGGAAACAAACATTCAAATTAAAGAAATGCCGGCAATGAATCTGATTTGCTGTCGGCACACCGGAGCTTTCGACCAGATTGGAAAAGCTTACGACAAAATTTTTAAATGGGCTGGTGCCAGAGGATTGCTCGACTTTCCCAAAACTAAAGGAGTAACGGTATATCACGACGATCCCAAGGTTACCGAAATCGGCAAGCTGCGCCAGAGTGCCTGCATTACCGTGGAAGGTGATGTGAAAACAGAAGGAGAGATTGGCAAACTAAGTATTCCCGGAGGAAAGTACGTGGTGGGAAGTTTTATAATCAGCCCAACAGAATTTGAAGATGCCTGGAACTCTGTATGTTTGTGGCTTACCGAAAGCGGTTACCAGCCAGCGGATGGTTATCCGTATGAGTTGTACCACAACGAAGGGGATAAATGCCCTGAAAAGGAATTTGTTGTGGACATTTGCATTCCGGTAAAACCGATGTAAGAAAGGAGAAAAAGCCACCTAAATGGTGGCTTTTTTAATGAAGGTGCCCTCCCGGGGAGATTCGCTCGTTCCGCTTATGATCCCCTGGAATGTATGTAAAAAAAAAGTTACCTTTCGGTAACTTTTTACCAGATGTGACCCCGGAGGGATTCAAACCCACGACTTTCAGAACCGGAATCTGACGTTCTATTCAACTGAACTACGGGGCCCCGTTTCTCAGTGTGCAAATTTACATAATTATTAACGATTCTGATTCCTGCATTTTTTGTAATTTTGACTCTTAAAATAAATTCTTAAAAATAAGCTTATGTTAGAAAAAATTTCATCAAAAGTTGCCCCGGGCGTAGCTACCGGCAATGATGTACAAGAAATATTCAGAATAGCTAAGGCAAATCATTTTGCTCTTCCTGCTGTAAATGTTGTTAGTACCGACTCGGTAAATGCGGTGATGGAAGCTGCAAAAGCAGCTAATTCTCCGATTATCATCCAGTTTTCCAATGGGGGAGCCATTTTTTATGCAGGGAAATCTCTTCCCAACGACGGCGAAAAAGCAGCTATTACCGGTGCAATTTCAGGCGCCGAACATATCCACAAATTAGCCGAATTATATGGAATTCCGGTAATTATACATACCGACCATGCTGCGAAAAAACTTCTTCTCTGGATAGATGGGCTGCTGGATATTGGAGAAAAATATTTTAAACAACACGGAAAACCGTTGTTTAGTTCTCACATGCTTGATTTGTCGGTAGAGCCTCTTAATGAAAATATAGAAATATGTAAAAGATACCTGGATCGTATGAGTAAAATAGGCATGACTCTTGAAATTGAACTGGGCGTTACCGGAGGCGAAGAAGACGGTGTTGACAACACAAGTATAGATAGTTCACGCCTTTACACACAACCGGAGGATGTGGCTTTTGCATGGAAAGAGCTTAGTGCTATCAGTCCCAATTTTACTATAGCTGCTTCTTTTGGTAATGTTCACGGTGTTTACAAACCCGGAAATGTTCGTCTGGAGCCTATAATTCTTAAAAATTCACAGGAATACATTCAGAAGAAATACAATACACTGGAAAAACCAGTAAATTTTGTTTTTCATGG encodes:
- a CDS encoding outer membrane protein transport protein; the encoded protein is MKKIVLISIMLCFYNFTQAQTEIDALRYSQLTFGGTARYMAMGGAFGALGADFSTLSTNPAGIGLYKKSEFTFSPSFYKGNTTSTFGNSEASDSKYNLNISNVGFVFVFPLSTNAEKAGWKNVQFGFGLNRLANFNNRMYIDGFNSKSSLLTPFLDYADGINPDDLYVFDTKLAYETDLIFDTISDGEYHYNSDMPNGGVQQTKSITTNGSINELVVSVGGNFDNKLYFGATLGFPQLRYFEQSKYTESDINDLNPYFESFDYHQDLETKGNGYNLKAGIIYRPFDFLRLGAAVHTPTFYNWMKDNWSASMTSRFDNAQGYKKNSPEGEFEYTLETPMRLMGSIAFIIGDYGLISGDYEYLDYSEAKLRSDDGDFFDANDAINNCYTDQNNIRLGTEWRLGSMSLRGGYAWYGSPYANNINDYERRSMSFGIGFREKTYFVDFAYVRTESNEDYYLYDKIYFTEPVKNEINNNNFIMTMGFKF
- the proS gene encoding proline--tRNA ligase, which produces MAKELTSRKENYAQWYNDLVIKADLAENSAVRGCMVIKPYGYAIWEKMQATLDKMFKDTGHVNAYFPLFIPKSFFSKEASHVEGFAKECAIVTHYRLKNAPDGSGIIVDEDAKLEEELIVRPTSETIIWDTYRSWIQSYRDLPLLINQWANVVRWEMRTRLFLRTAEFLWQEGHTAHATRKEAIEEAERMLNVYADFAENWLAIPVLKGIKSPNERFAGAVETYCIEALMQDGKALQAGTSHFLGQNFAKAFDVKFLSKENKLDFVWATSWGVSTRLMGALIMAHSDDNGLVLPPRLAPVQVVIVPIYKNEEQLSLVSETAEKIKKALQNKGISVNYDNRDTYKPGWKFNEHEFKGVPVRLALGPRDIENGTVEVARRDTLEKSVYQLTDIEDKIVNLLEIIQKNLYNKALDFRENNTFRADSWDEFINIIENKGGFVLAHWDGTTETEQKIKDLTKATIRTIPLNNKQEEGKCILTGKPSHQRVVFARAY
- a CDS encoding AraC family transcriptional regulator, yielding MEFPNPYQKEYIARIHKVMDYIEANIHQPLNLSVLADVANFSPFHFHRIFSAMTGETLNNYLKRKRIEKAASLLIDNRETPIGEIAEICGFNSLSAFARAFRERFEMNASEFRSKKHPHLSKNRQTQSKIGKTEPASEEYFWLIKPNEKWRSIMETNIQIKEMPAMNLICCRHTGAFDQIGKAYDKIFKWAGARGLLDFPKTKGVTVYHDDPKVTEIGKLRQSACITVEGDVKTEGEIGKLSIPGGKYVVGSFIISPTEFEDAWNSVCLWLTESGYQPADGYPYELYHNEGDKCPEKEFVVDICIPVKPM
- the fbaA gene encoding class II fructose-bisphosphate aldolase, which gives rise to MLEKISSKVAPGVATGNDVQEIFRIAKANHFALPAVNVVSTDSVNAVMEAAKAANSPIIIQFSNGGAIFYAGKSLPNDGEKAAITGAISGAEHIHKLAELYGIPVIIHTDHAAKKLLLWIDGLLDIGEKYFKQHGKPLFSSHMLDLSVEPLNENIEICKRYLDRMSKIGMTLEIELGVTGGEEDGVDNTSIDSSRLYTQPEDVAFAWKELSAISPNFTIAASFGNVHGVYKPGNVRLEPIILKNSQEYIQKKYNTLEKPVNFVFHGGSGSEPEKIAEAISYGVIKMNIDTDTQWAFWEGVLKYYRKNEGYLQGQLGNPEGADKPNKKFYDPRAWLREGEKTMVERLKTAFLNLNANNCY